From one Treponema denticola genomic stretch:
- the htpG gene encoding molecular chaperone HtpG — translation MAQYKFETEVNQLLSLIIHSLYSNKEIFLRELVSNASDALDKLKYLTLSDEAYKQIKFEPRIDICFDDTANTLTVRDTGLGMNEEDLKNNLGTIARSGTKAFLDQLAAADKKDSNLIGQFGVGFYSAFMAASTIDVISKKAGENDVWKWTSDGKGAYDLEKVDDTAFPIIDDVPEGANGTCVILHLNNEDSEYATRWRIEEIIKTYSDHIAFPIYLHFTEKQYDDKGKVKSEAFKTEQINDAGALWQKPKSELKEEDYFNFYKSLSHDSQEPLLYVHTKAEGTQEYTTLFYVPSKAPFDMFHADYKPGVKLFVKRVFITDDEKELLPTYLRFVRGVIDSEDLPLNVSREILQQNRILSSIKNASVKKLLGEFKKLAENDKEKYNKFIAEFNRPLKEGLYGDYEHREELADLVRFKTTSPEVKEDEWTSFADYVSRMKSDQKAIYYITGEDEKTLRQSPHLEVYKQKGFEVLIMPDEVDDIIIPSLGKYKEWELKAANRAGSDKELNTEEETKEAEKKEKDFKPVLEKIKEVLGDKVKEVRFSKRLSDSPSCIVVDETDPSLQMERMMRAMGQFNTSAVKPILEVNADHPLVQKLKDSEDKEFVEDMSNLLLEQALLVESGELKAPVDFVKRLNRLMTNLK, via the coding sequence ATGGCACAGTACAAGTTTGAAACTGAAGTGAACCAGCTTTTGTCACTCATTATTCATTCGCTTTATTCAAACAAGGAAATCTTTTTGAGGGAGCTTGTCTCCAATGCTTCGGATGCATTAGACAAGTTAAAGTATTTGACCCTTTCCGATGAGGCTTATAAGCAGATTAAATTCGAGCCCAGAATCGACATCTGTTTTGACGATACGGCCAATACGCTTACCGTGCGGGATACAGGATTAGGTATGAACGAGGAAGATCTAAAAAATAATTTGGGAACGATAGCAAGATCCGGAACAAAGGCTTTTTTAGATCAGCTTGCCGCAGCCGATAAAAAAGATTCAAACCTTATCGGCCAGTTCGGTGTAGGCTTTTATTCGGCCTTTATGGCGGCCTCTACCATCGACGTTATTTCCAAAAAAGCCGGAGAAAACGATGTTTGGAAATGGACTTCGGACGGAAAGGGTGCCTATGACTTGGAAAAGGTTGACGATACGGCCTTCCCCATAATAGATGATGTACCCGAAGGAGCAAACGGAACCTGTGTTATTCTTCACTTAAATAATGAGGACTCGGAGTATGCTACCCGCTGGCGTATCGAAGAAATAATTAAAACCTATTCCGATCACATTGCATTCCCAATCTATCTTCATTTTACCGAAAAGCAATATGACGATAAAGGAAAGGTAAAATCGGAAGCCTTTAAAACCGAACAGATAAACGATGCCGGAGCTCTTTGGCAAAAACCTAAATCGGAATTAAAAGAAGAAGATTATTTTAACTTTTATAAATCCCTTTCGCACGATTCTCAAGAGCCTCTACTCTATGTGCACACAAAGGCGGAAGGAACTCAAGAATACACAACCCTCTTTTATGTGCCGTCGAAAGCTCCCTTCGATATGTTCCATGCGGATTATAAGCCCGGCGTTAAGCTCTTTGTAAAGAGGGTCTTTATTACCGATGATGAAAAAGAACTTTTGCCTACATACCTCCGCTTTGTACGCGGCGTTATAGACAGCGAAGATTTGCCCCTAAACGTAAGCCGCGAAATTTTACAGCAAAATAGAATTCTTTCAAGCATTAAAAATGCTTCGGTTAAAAAACTTTTAGGAGAGTTTAAAAAGCTCGCCGAAAATGACAAAGAAAAATACAATAAATTCATCGCCGAATTTAACCGCCCTTTAAAAGAGGGTTTGTACGGCGACTATGAACACAGGGAAGAGCTTGCCGATTTGGTACGCTTTAAGACAACTTCGCCCGAAGTAAAAGAAGATGAGTGGACCAGCTTTGCCGATTATGTTTCAAGAATGAAAAGCGATCAAAAGGCTATCTATTACATTACGGGTGAAGATGAAAAGACATTGCGTCAATCTCCTCATCTTGAAGTTTACAAACAAAAGGGCTTTGAAGTTTTAATTATGCCCGATGAGGTTGACGATATAATTATTCCTTCATTGGGAAAATACAAGGAATGGGAATTAAAGGCGGCAAACAGAGCCGGCTCCGACAAGGAACTTAATACCGAAGAAGAAACTAAGGAAGCCGAAAAAAAAGAAAAGGACTTTAAGCCCGTACTCGAAAAGATTAAAGAGGTGCTTGGCGATAAGGTAAAAGAAGTACGCTTTTCAAAACGCCTTTCTGATTCTCCTTCATGTATAGTCGTGGACGAAACCGATCCCAGCTTGCAGATGGAAAGAATGATGAGGGCTATGGGGCAGTTTAATACAAGTGCCGTAAAACCGATTTTGGAAGTAAATGCCGATCATCCCTTGGTTCAAAAATTAAAGGATTCGGAAGATAAAGAATTTGTAGAAGATATGTCCAACCTCCTTTTGGAACAAGCCCTCTTGGTCGAAAGCGGAGAGCTAAAGGCCCCGGTCGACTTTGTAAAAAGGCTTAACAGGCTGATGACAAACTTAAAATAG
- a CDS encoding Hpt domain-containing protein → MYLDKAAAMELVDGDMEIYMSLLETFIEAYEKDEAEIDRLKVLLNASAEAVLSDDVLRENVRKTAHKIKGSSYTVGANILGDSAKNIEKFLVEPSNIKSPANIKLLDGFLAKFKENYANTLKEMKAVIA, encoded by the coding sequence ATGTATTTAGATAAAGCGGCGGCGATGGAGCTTGTAGACGGGGACATGGAAATCTACATGAGTTTACTTGAAACCTTTATCGAAGCCTATGAAAAAGATGAAGCAGAGATAGATCGTTTGAAAGTTCTATTAAATGCAAGTGCCGAAGCTGTTTTAAGTGATGATGTTTTGCGTGAAAATGTACGGAAAACGGCTCACAAGATAAAGGGAAGTTCCTATACGGTCGGTGCAAACATCTTGGGCGACTCTGCAAAAAATATAGAAAAGTTTTTGGTTGAACCTTCAAATATTAAAAGCCCTGCGAACATTAAATTGCTTGACGGTTTTCTTGCAAAGTTTAAAGAAAATTATGCTAATACTTTAAAAGAAATGAAAGCGGTTATTGCGTAA
- a CDS encoding MgtC/SapB family protein: protein MDAGALTDKIIIIRLLLSFLAGCCIGMERSGKRQVAGLRTHILICVGACGMMIISIWLPKMSGNGDTARIAAQVVSGMGFLGAGAILKIGANVKGLTTAASIWVIAGIGLAIGSGLYTAGIVMTVISLLTLSLVNRLELKIFPVRQNKFLEIYFHGNKPPMTEIINVLSDYSASIVSTNVRSSKSPKEHSKVVLFINVPKKLDISKMTEDFQKIEEVDTIVLREKIT, encoded by the coding sequence ATGGATGCCGGAGCTTTAACAGACAAAATAATTATTATTCGTTTACTTTTAAGTTTTTTAGCCGGTTGTTGTATAGGGATGGAGCGTTCCGGTAAAAGACAGGTGGCGGGCTTACGTACTCATATCTTAATTTGCGTGGGCGCATGCGGGATGATGATAATATCCATCTGGCTTCCCAAAATGAGCGGTAATGGAGATACGGCCAGAATAGCTGCTCAGGTTGTTTCAGGTATGGGTTTTTTAGGTGCCGGAGCTATTTTAAAGATAGGAGCCAATGTAAAAGGACTCACAACAGCGGCTTCAATATGGGTAATTGCAGGAATAGGCTTGGCTATAGGAAGCGGGCTATATACTGCCGGAATAGTGATGACGGTTATTTCCCTGCTGACCCTTTCCCTTGTAAACAGACTTGAACTTAAAATTTTTCCTGTAAGGCAAAACAAATTTTTAGAAATATATTTTCACGGAAATAAACCTCCAATGACGGAGATAATAAATGTTTTATCGGATTACTCTGCATCCATTGTATCCACAAATGTCCGCTCGTCAAAATCGCCCAAGGAACATTCTAAGGTTGTCCTTTTTATAAATGTTCCTAAGAAGCTGGATATTTCCAAGATGACCGAAGACTTTCAAAAAATCGAAGAAGTAGATACAATAGTACTGCGAGAAAAAATAACTTAA
- a CDS encoding phosphoglucomutase has protein sequence MKDTNNSISINAELSKMILSASGWRKVFADSGKEEDESPDIKYEDSILVCHAALAFAEFLKTNFPKIRTIVIGRDSRPTGSAIKEVFIKTLISTSYDLKVVGCTAAPEIMAYSRSIGAAFAYISASHNPIGHNGLKFGLDSGGVLDGDQAKILINMFKERLKADDAEDTALKFLHDYNLKRLQDIKMQTVYVKKEALDAYYNYSKAVITNSADPKIQNKFFDKLKKAVTAAKKEGHPISIVADFNGSARAASIDRQFFTDNEIALIGINEVPGNIVHGILPEGANLDFCAKKMEHLHLDQDASPLDKNCFLGYMPDCDGDRGNIIYWNEELNKAVPLEAQEVFALSVIAETAYSFYCKRGNKKPAIVVNGPTSLRIEEAAACFGAEVFRAEVGEANVVNLAAELREKNYNVRILGEGSNGGNITHPANVRDPINTIFAILKLLLIKTEFMKKGLFHIWCEKSKQMDKYKPDFTLTDILKTLPQYTTTPTGEKRAILKIRTEDHALLKGRYQKIFEEEWAKKKDELQNRFGIVRYRSFSNNGTKQTEDLKDFSVSGKGGLKIQFYNSKDEPVAFIWMRGSGTEPIFRIMADIRGLSVEDEKYLVEWQGEMVRHADLGA, from the coding sequence TTGAAAGATACAAACAACAGCATAAGTATAAATGCCGAATTATCTAAAATGATATTATCCGCCTCAGGATGGAGGAAGGTTTTTGCCGACTCAGGAAAAGAAGAAGACGAAAGCCCCGATATAAAATATGAAGATTCCATACTGGTATGCCATGCAGCCTTGGCCTTCGCTGAATTTTTAAAGACAAATTTTCCTAAAATAAGGACGATAGTAATCGGCAGGGACAGCCGCCCTACAGGTTCTGCTATCAAAGAAGTTTTTATAAAAACTCTTATTTCAACTTCTTATGATTTAAAGGTTGTAGGCTGTACAGCTGCTCCCGAAATCATGGCTTATTCAAGATCGATAGGTGCAGCCTTCGCTTATATTTCTGCCAGTCATAACCCGATAGGACATAACGGCCTTAAATTCGGCTTGGACTCAGGGGGCGTTCTTGACGGAGATCAAGCGAAAATTTTAATCAACATGTTTAAAGAAAGACTTAAAGCCGATGATGCCGAAGATACTGCTTTAAAATTTCTGCATGATTATAATTTAAAAAGATTGCAAGATATAAAAATGCAGACAGTCTATGTAAAAAAAGAAGCATTGGATGCTTATTATAATTATTCTAAGGCTGTAATTACAAATTCGGCTGACCCCAAAATACAAAACAAATTTTTTGATAAACTAAAAAAAGCGGTTACTGCTGCAAAAAAAGAAGGTCATCCTATTTCTATAGTTGCCGATTTTAATGGAAGTGCAAGAGCTGCATCCATTGACAGGCAGTTTTTTACGGACAATGAAATAGCATTAATCGGTATAAACGAAGTACCCGGAAATATCGTACACGGGATATTGCCTGAAGGAGCTAATCTGGATTTTTGTGCAAAAAAAATGGAACATCTTCACTTGGATCAGGATGCAAGCCCGTTGGATAAAAATTGCTTTTTAGGTTATATGCCTGATTGTGATGGAGACCGCGGAAATATTATCTATTGGAATGAGGAGCTTAATAAGGCTGTTCCTCTTGAAGCCCAAGAAGTATTTGCTCTTTCGGTGATTGCAGAAACGGCTTATTCTTTCTATTGTAAAAGAGGTAATAAAAAGCCTGCAATTGTTGTAAACGGTCCTACATCCTTGAGGATTGAAGAAGCTGCAGCCTGTTTTGGTGCTGAAGTTTTTAGGGCTGAAGTAGGTGAGGCCAATGTGGTTAATCTAGCCGCCGAATTGCGTGAAAAAAATTATAATGTTAGAATTTTAGGAGAAGGTTCAAATGGAGGAAACATTACCCACCCTGCCAATGTAAGGGATCCGATAAATACCATTTTTGCAATTTTAAAACTCCTTTTAATAAAAACGGAATTTATGAAAAAAGGGCTTTTCCATATTTGGTGCGAAAAGTCAAAGCAAATGGATAAATATAAACCCGATTTTACCTTGACCGATATTTTAAAAACTCTGCCTCAATATACAACAACTCCCACCGGAGAAAAAAGAGCTATTTTAAAAATTCGTACTGAGGATCATGCTCTTCTAAAGGGCAGGTATCAAAAGATATTTGAAGAAGAATGGGCTAAAAAGAAAGATGAACTTCAAAACAGGTTCGGTATTGTAAGGTACCGCAGTTTTTCAAATAACGGAACAAAGCAGACAGAAGACCTTAAAGACTTTTCGGTTTCGGGTAAGGGCGGTCTTAAAATTCAGTTTTATAATTCAAAAGATGAACCTGTAGCATTTATCTGGATGAGGGGTTCCGGAACGGAGCCTATATTCAGAATAATGGCCGATATAAGAGGTTTGTCCGTTGAAGATGAAAAATACTTGGTTGAATGGCAGGGTGAAATGGTAAGACATGCCGATTTAGGCGCATAG
- a CDS encoding PUR family DNA/RNA-binding protein gives MGIRGELFTTQVSAENRTYFFNVKENTKGDVFLQVVESKVSEGLGFDRHAVVVFEDEMRPFLQGLDKCIEFIEKNRKEKAKAKAKKVIDAKKAAEKSDKPAKPRASKGQSTEKKDGEKSRVKKVIKKKTR, from the coding sequence ATGGGAATTAGAGGTGAACTTTTTACAACTCAGGTTTCGGCAGAAAACCGGACTTATTTTTTTAATGTTAAAGAAAATACAAAAGGCGATGTTTTTTTACAGGTTGTCGAAAGCAAGGTTTCTGAGGGGCTTGGCTTTGACCGCCATGCCGTTGTCGTTTTTGAAGATGAAATGAGGCCTTTTTTGCAGGGCTTGGATAAATGTATAGAATTTATCGAAAAAAACAGAAAGGAAAAAGCAAAGGCTAAGGCGAAGAAGGTTATCGATGCAAAAAAGGCTGCCGAAAAAAGCGATAAGCCTGCAAAGCCACGTGCTTCCAAGGGACAAAGTACCGAAAAGAAGGACGGGGAAAAATCAAGGGTAAAAAAAGTAATAAAAAAGAAAACCCGCTGA
- a CDS encoding NADH:flavin oxidoreductase, which translates to MSLLFSGFKIKNIELNTKLVMPPMASEKADEGGIVSQALCNYYDEKTKDSYVGLVIIEHSYVSPQGKASAGQLSISDDSTIEGFKKLASVLHKNGAKVIAQISHAGAAAHHEITGYDVLSSSSVRIPRKASDYELPRAMTQEDIDKVINDFVQAARRAKEAGLDGVEIHSAHGYLLNQFFSPIMNKRTDKYNGSSIEGRTRLHIEIIEAIRKITGPDFLIAVRLGACDYISGGSSLEDSVEACLLFKKSGVDLLDISGGFCGYTNPELEEEGWFSRITQAVKEKVGVPVILTGGIVSPEAAEKILQEGKTDLIGVGRALLNDSGWPKKAKQKLEG; encoded by the coding sequence ATGTCTTTATTATTTTCCGGTTTTAAAATTAAAAATATAGAGCTTAACACAAAATTGGTAATGCCTCCTATGGCTTCCGAAAAGGCAGACGAAGGCGGAATTGTGAGCCAGGCTCTTTGCAATTATTATGATGAAAAAACGAAAGACTCTTATGTGGGGCTTGTAATAATAGAACACTCTTATGTAAGTCCCCAAGGAAAGGCTAGTGCCGGTCAGCTTTCTATTTCAGATGATTCTACAATAGAAGGTTTTAAAAAACTGGCCTCCGTTTTGCATAAAAACGGAGCGAAGGTAATAGCTCAGATTTCCCATGCAGGTGCTGCAGCTCATCATGAAATAACCGGATATGATGTGTTAAGTTCAAGTTCTGTTAGGATTCCGCGTAAGGCTTCTGATTATGAGCTGCCTCGTGCGATGACACAGGAAGATATAGATAAGGTTATAAACGATTTTGTTCAGGCTGCAAGGCGTGCAAAAGAAGCCGGCCTTGACGGTGTGGAAATACATTCGGCCCACGGCTATTTATTGAACCAGTTTTTTTCGCCTATTATGAATAAACGAACAGACAAATACAACGGCTCTTCTATCGAAGGCAGAACAAGACTTCATATAGAAATTATAGAGGCCATTCGGAAAATAACCGGGCCCGATTTTTTAATTGCAGTCCGTTTAGGGGCTTGCGATTATATTTCGGGAGGCAGTTCCCTTGAAGATTCCGTAGAGGCCTGCCTTCTTTTTAAAAAATCTGGTGTTGACTTACTTGATATTTCGGGAGGTTTTTGCGGATATACCAATCCCGAACTTGAAGAAGAAGGATGGTTCAGCCGCATAACTCAGGCCGTAAAAGAAAAAGTGGGGGTACCTGTAATTCTCACCGGAGGAATTGTAAGCCCCGAAGCTGCCGAAAAAATTCTGCAGGAAGGAAAAACCGATCTAATCGGTGTAGGACGGGCTCTTCTAAATGATTCCGGCTGGCCTAAAAAGGCAAAACAAAAATTGGAAGGCTAA
- the recA gene encoding recombinase RecA, with translation MAKAKNETPAVANPDDKLKALEAARLQIEKQFGQGSLMKLGNNSAIGNIEIIPSGSILLDEALGIGGYPRGRIIEIFGPESSGKTTIALHAVAEAQKQGGIAAFIDAEHALDPQYAKALGVNIDELWVSQPDTGEQALEIAESLVRSGAVDIIVIDSVAALTPQAEIAGEMGDSHMGLQARLMSQALRKLTAIIGKSNCMIIFINQIRMKIGVMFGSPETTTGGNALKFYASVRLDVRKIETLGKDEDEAWGNKIRVKVVKNKVAPPFRKVEMEILFGKGVCPYGSLLDSAVKQEIIGKSGSWYSYGDDKIGQGRPNAVKFLEENIDIAQKIEKELREKLFPGRPYVSSFVEKTKEQKEAQEKAVEALKKEDVSKDAASKAKKEEADDAAEEKSSASKTKKTETVGLSADDSLF, from the coding sequence GTGGCAAAAGCAAAAAATGAAACACCGGCAGTTGCAAACCCGGATGATAAGTTAAAGGCTCTGGAGGCTGCCCGTCTTCAAATCGAAAAACAATTCGGGCAAGGCTCCTTGATGAAGTTAGGGAATAATTCCGCTATCGGAAACATAGAAATTATTCCTTCGGGAAGCATTCTTTTGGATGAAGCTCTGGGAATCGGCGGTTATCCCCGCGGCAGAATTATCGAAATATTCGGCCCAGAATCTTCGGGTAAGACTACGATAGCTCTTCATGCCGTCGCAGAGGCACAAAAGCAGGGAGGCATAGCCGCCTTTATCGATGCCGAACATGCCTTGGATCCCCAATATGCAAAAGCCTTGGGAGTAAACATTGATGAACTTTGGGTTTCCCAACCAGATACCGGAGAACAGGCTCTTGAAATAGCAGAAAGCCTTGTACGCTCCGGAGCAGTTGACATAATAGTAATTGACTCGGTTGCAGCCCTAACGCCTCAGGCAGAAATTGCCGGAGAAATGGGAGATTCTCACATGGGCTTACAGGCCCGCTTGATGAGCCAAGCCTTGAGAAAACTTACTGCCATTATAGGTAAGTCCAACTGTATGATAATCTTTATCAACCAAATCCGAATGAAGATAGGTGTTATGTTCGGAAGCCCCGAAACAACCACGGGAGGAAATGCCCTTAAATTTTATGCCTCCGTCCGATTGGATGTACGGAAAATTGAAACTCTCGGCAAGGACGAGGATGAAGCATGGGGAAATAAGATTCGTGTAAAGGTTGTAAAAAACAAGGTCGCTCCTCCTTTTAGAAAGGTTGAAATGGAAATCCTTTTCGGGAAAGGTGTTTGTCCATACGGAAGCCTTTTGGATTCTGCCGTCAAACAAGAGATAATAGGCAAGAGCGGCTCATGGTATTCTTACGGGGACGACAAAATCGGGCAAGGCAGACCCAATGCCGTAAAATTCTTGGAAGAAAACATCGACATAGCTCAAAAGATTGAAAAAGAATTGAGAGAAAAACTTTTCCCGGGCAGACCTTATGTTTCAAGTTTTGTCGAAAAAACAAAAGAACAAAAAGAAGCCCAAGAAAAGGCTGTAGAAGCTCTTAAAAAAGAAGACGTCTCAAAGGACGCAGCTTCCAAAGCTAAAAAAGAAGAAGCGGATGATGCTGCCGAAGAAAAATCCTCTGCTTCAAAGACAAAAAAAACTGAAACTGTAGGCCTTTCGGCTGACGACAGTCTTTTTTAA
- a CDS encoding segregation and condensation protein A, translating into MSTQALSQIDTQEVSYSNTEFKVHNFEGPLDLLLFLINKNEVNIYDIPIAEITEQYLEYLDYAIEPDLDNLVDFYSMAANLIYIKSRMLLPVEVSVDDEDIEDPRSELVDKLIEYQKYKKLSELMEEKESEAEWFFERKKIQHALPFGEEELWERVDTWDLLKTFSQLMSNYKAEHILDLYEEVSVNEKITLMNEFLEKKGECMFTDLIVRKGNLMDVVCAFMAILEAVKFKMASIWQNRMFGDIKIRPWEQDNGSEL; encoded by the coding sequence ATGAGTACACAAGCTTTAAGTCAGATTGATACGCAGGAAGTAAGTTATTCCAATACGGAATTTAAGGTGCATAATTTTGAAGGCCCATTGGATCTTCTTCTTTTTTTGATAAATAAAAACGAGGTAAATATCTACGATATTCCGATTGCAGAAATAACCGAGCAATATCTGGAATACCTTGATTATGCAATTGAACCCGATTTGGATAACCTTGTCGATTTTTATTCGATGGCCGCGAATTTAATTTATATAAAAAGCAGAATGCTTTTACCGGTTGAGGTTTCGGTTGATGATGAAGACATCGAAGACCCGCGTTCCGAGCTGGTCGATAAGCTCATCGAATATCAAAAGTACAAAAAACTTTCCGAGTTGATGGAAGAAAAAGAAAGCGAAGCGGAATGGTTTTTTGAAAGAAAAAAGATTCAGCATGCCCTGCCTTTTGGAGAAGAAGAACTTTGGGAGCGGGTCGATACTTGGGATCTTTTAAAAACCTTTTCTCAGCTAATGTCCAATTATAAGGCCGAACACATCTTAGACCTTTATGAAGAAGTTTCGGTAAACGAGAAGATTACCCTTATGAACGAATTTTTGGAAAAGAAGGGTGAGTGTATGTTTACCGACTTGATTGTGCGCAAAGGTAATTTAATGGATGTGGTCTGTGCCTTTATGGCAATTTTAGAAGCCGTTAAATTTAAGATGGCAAGTATCTGGCAAAACAGAATGTTCGGCGATATAAAAATACGTCCGTGGGAGCAAGATAATGGTTCAGAATTATAA
- the scpB gene encoding SMC-Scp complex subunit ScpB: MVQNYNLEKEISLVEAILYLEGDPLTDEALCKISGLSPEIVSDAIKALQESYASPQSGIELAKMMGGWVIMPKKDLWEHLKDRYGKKNEGRLSRAAMETLSIIAYSQPVTRAEIEAIRGVSADNMIRLLIEKDLIKEVGKKDVPGKPAMFGTTKEFLKIFRLNSIADLPKLDETERERFELAR, translated from the coding sequence ATGGTTCAGAATTATAATTTGGAAAAAGAAATCTCCTTGGTTGAAGCTATCCTCTATTTGGAAGGCGACCCTTTAACCGATGAAGCTCTTTGTAAAATTTCAGGGCTTTCGCCCGAAATCGTGAGCGATGCCATCAAGGCCTTGCAGGAATCCTATGCTTCTCCCCAAAGCGGAATCGAACTTGCCAAAATGATGGGCGGCTGGGTGATAATGCCGAAAAAAGATTTGTGGGAACATTTAAAAGACCGCTACGGTAAAAAAAATGAAGGCCGCCTTTCCCGTGCCGCCATGGAAACACTTTCTATAATCGCTTATTCCCAGCCGGTAACAAGGGCCGAAATCGAAGCTATCCGCGGAGTTTCCGCCGACAATATGATCCGCCTCCTTATTGAAAAGGACCTTATAAAAGAAGTCGGCAAAAAGGATGTTCCCGGGAAGCCTGCAATGTTCGGCACCACAAAGGAATTTTTAAAAATCTTCAGGCTTAACAGCATTGCCGACCTGCCTAAACTCGATGAAACCGAAAGAGAACGGTTTGAGCTTGCTCGATAA
- a CDS encoding pseudouridine synthase has product MIDEIRLQVYLARCGVASRRASENLILNGRVSVDGKIITELGTKVSGKEKICLDGKQIFPETEKRYILLNKPEGYVCSLADEKDRLIAASLLKDAYTERLYNIGRLDMLSGGAILFTNDGDFSAKVEHPSSEIEKEYEVITVFEYPDEVLQKFLRGVRIEGVFYKALSAERISKNKMRIVLIEGKNREIRRVLKFFNIKIKKLTRVRIGCVRLSDLPSGKHRPLTYEEIKGLLG; this is encoded by the coding sequence ATGATAGACGAAATAAGACTTCAAGTTTATTTAGCCCGCTGCGGAGTAGCTTCAAGAAGGGCTTCTGAAAATCTCATCTTAAACGGAAGGGTAAGCGTTGACGGCAAAATAATAACCGAACTCGGCACAAAAGTTTCGGGTAAAGAAAAAATTTGTCTTGACGGAAAACAAATTTTCCCCGAGACCGAAAAACGGTATATTCTATTGAATAAACCTGAAGGCTACGTTTGTTCATTGGCCGATGAAAAAGATAGGCTCATCGCCGCCTCTCTTTTAAAAGATGCCTATACCGAAAGGCTTTACAATATAGGCCGCTTGGATATGCTTTCCGGCGGAGCCATTCTTTTCACAAATGACGGAGATTTTTCTGCAAAGGTTGAGCATCCTTCTTCCGAAATTGAAAAAGAATATGAGGTAATAACCGTCTTTGAATACCCCGATGAGGTTCTTCAAAAATTTTTAAGAGGAGTGCGTATCGAAGGTGTTTTTTATAAGGCTCTTTCGGCAGAACGCATATCTAAAAACAAAATGCGCATAGTTTTAATTGAAGGCAAAAACCGCGAAATCCGCCGAGTCTTAAAATTCTTTAATATCAAAATAAAAAAACTGACGCGGGTCAGAATAGGCTGCGTACGCCTATCAGACCTCCCCTCCGG